The proteins below are encoded in one region of Panulirus ornatus isolate Po-2019 chromosome 4, ASM3632096v1, whole genome shotgun sequence:
- the LOC139764379 gene encoding uncharacterized protein, with translation MSAKYLIKRSPGMSGKQDGQQVFRVTYVRQMSEGNQYSSKSRYTSSSSSSISSGSDCISSSSSNIISSIIVSSSSRISSSSRCISNYSSTSALLLTTSVEVPEEGSAGVPAVFPETSAAVAGPVHQISSSSNSKSSSSSPVTSASAGVPVSSAAVPVTSASARVPVSSAAVPVTSASVVVPVTSASARVPVSSAAVPVTSASARVPVSSAAVPVTSASAVVPVTSASARVPVSSAAVPVSSATVPVSSASATVSAATIPVPARGTIIIIISSPLHLFPAKTADVALDPLGTRPSTVQDTKAGHSTRLIYGPASHMACFLTPSL, from the exons ATGTCTGCCAAATATCTGATAAAAAGGAGCCCAGGTATGAGCGGCAAGCAGGACGGGCAGCAGGTGTTCCGTGTGACATATGTGAGGCAGATGTCCGAGGGCAACCAATACag CAGCAAGTCCAGGTACACCAGCAGCAGTTCCAGCAGCATAAGCAGTGGTTCCGACTGCATCAGTAGCAGTTCCAGTAACATCATTTCAAGCATCATCGTCAGCAGTTCCAGCAGAATTAGCAGCAGTTCTAGATGTATCAGTAATTATTCCAGTACATCAGCATTACTTTTAACGACATCAGTAGAAGTTCCAGAAGAAGGCTCAGCAGGAGTTCCAGCAGTATTTCCAGAaacatcagcagcagtagcaggtccAGTACATCAGATTAGTTCTAGCAGCAATAGCAAGAGTTCCAGCAGCAGTCCAGTAACGTCAGCATCAGCAGGAGTTCCAGTATCTTCAGCAGCAGTTCCAGTAACTTCAGCATCAGCAAGAGTTCCAGTATCTTCAGCAGCAGTTCCAGTAACTTCAGCATCAGTAGTAGTTCCAGTAACTTCAGCATCAGCAAGAGTTCCAGTATCTTCAGCAGCAGTTCCAGTAACTTCAGCATCAGCAAGAGTTCCAGTATCTTCAGCAGCAGTTCCAGTAACTTCAGCATCAGCAGTAGTTCCAGTAACTTCAGCATCAGCAAGAGTTCCAGTATCTTCAGCAGCAGTTCCAGTATCTTCAGCAACAGTTCCAGTATCTTCAGCATCAGCAACAGTTTCAGCGGCGACAATACCTGTTCCAGCACgcggcaccatcatcatcatcatcagcagtccACTTCACCTCTTTCCAGCCAAAACCGCCGACGTGGCCCTGGATCCACTTGGCACCCGGCCCTCCACCGTCCAGGACACAAAAGCCGGCCATTCCACTCGCCTAATTTACGGTCCAGCTTCCCACATGGCGTGCTTCTTAACGCCGTCTCTATAG